The genomic interval TAATATTTATGATACCGGGAGGTTTGCCCCCCGGAAATTACAATGTAGAGCTAAGGGCACGTTGTCCGCACTCCGGGGATTTGCATACAGGCATGTTGCCAGATATAATTCATGTAATTATCTGACAAATAATCGCAACAGGGAAATGATAATATGAACAAAAGACAAAATTACTTATCTACCTGGAAATGTAAAATTTAGAGATTGAAAGGAGATAAAGTAATAAATCTGATACAATAAGTATTTTGACCTTTTGGTTCAATGATCATTAATAAATATATCTGTTTATTCTCAATAAATTGAATAGGTACTTAACAGAGGCCAGCTTTTGTAAAACTAAAAAAGAAGAAGAGAAAATATGATAGAATTTTTACAATAGAGAGTTATGCAAATTATTATCAGTTATGAAGTAAATTCCAAGCAGTCAGCTGTGAGAGATATCATGAAACTGAAAGGGTATGAAGAGATATGGACCAAAAACGAAGTGCAATACCGTTTGCCGGAAACTACCCTTTGGAAAGAAGATACCACTCCATCTCAGGCAATGGAAGACCTCAAAAAAGTAGCTAGAGCACTAAATATTGAATTACTAGGAGCTTCTGCTGCTGAATTCACAGATTGGGAAGGTTTACAGGATGAAATAAAGAAAGAGGATAATTAACACACCTTTGTGGATATTTTAATGCTATGCCCTTCCGGTATTCACCGGGAGGTTTTGTTTTATATAGGTATCACTAATTTAATTTTCTTTAAAAAATTGCATCTATAATAATTCATAGAAAGATTTGAATAAGTATACTAATAAAATTTACTTAACATTGGGCTTTCACAAAAACACATCATGTATTCTATGAAAAAAGTTTTGATTCTATTAGCCGTTGTTTTGTCATTTGGTGCAGCAAAAGGCCAGACAGAACAGGGAAATTTTTTATTGGGCGGAAGTTTTGGAGCGAGTTTTAATAACCGGAAAGTGGAAACACCTACAAGCAATCCTAATCAGACTGTTATTACAGAAACCAGAAGTACTGGCATTACTTTTACGCCTAAAGTAGGTTTTTTTATTACAGATGGTATGGCGATTGGTCTCGATGCAGATATCAACAGTACAACCAGTAAAAACAAAGATAACAATGTAAAATCTACTTCCTCTTATTTTACAGTTGGTCCTTTTGCCAGGTATTATTTTCCTGTTAATCTGTTTATAGAAGGAGGAGCCGGTATTGGCAGTGGAAAAAATGCAGCTTATGCAGAAACCAGGGTGTTTAAATAT from Rhodocytophaga rosea carries:
- a CDS encoding outer membrane beta-barrel protein, giving the protein MKKVLILLAVVLSFGAAKGQTEQGNFLLGGSFGASFNNRKVETPTSNPNQTVITETRSTGITFTPKVGFFITDGMAIGLDADINSTTSKNKDNNVKSTSSYFTVGPFARYYFPVNLFIEGGAGIGSGKNAAYAETRVFKYSVGAGFAAFLNDNVALEPMVSYSGLNFTNSKNTDFKTRNSGLQVSLGLQIYL